The following coding sequences lie in one Pectobacterium sp. A5351 genomic window:
- a CDS encoding YpfN family protein codes for MAWLADYWWIILIILIGMLINGIKELRNVDHTRFLLNKPKLPPHRDNNDKWDDEDDDWPKKKP; via the coding sequence ATGGCATGGCTGGCTGATTACTGGTGGATAATTCTGATTATCCTGATAGGCATGCTGATTAACGGCATCAAAGAATTGCGTAATGTTGACCATACGCGTTTTCTGCTCAACAAACCCAAATTGCCCCCACATCGTGACAACAACGACAAATGGGACGATGAAGACGACGACTGGCCGAAGAAAAAACCCTGA
- a CDS encoding ArsC family reductase produces MALTMYGIKNCDTIKKARRWLDDQQVAYRFHDYRADGLDEQQLQRFIDQLGFQALLNTRGTTWRKLSEELRELINSDTHDSAEAAKNLMLEQPAVIKRPLLIADDGNALLGFSIDSYQKFIAEKK; encoded by the coding sequence ATGGCGCTGACCATGTACGGCATCAAAAACTGTGACACCATAAAGAAAGCGCGCCGTTGGCTGGACGATCAACAGGTGGCGTATCGCTTCCATGATTATCGTGCCGACGGTCTGGATGAACAGCAGCTACAGCGTTTTATCGACCAACTGGGGTTTCAGGCCTTACTCAATACACGCGGAACGACCTGGCGTAAGCTTAGTGAGGAGCTACGTGAATTAATCAACAGCGATACTCACGACAGCGCAGAGGCCGCCAAAAACCTGATGCTGGAACAACCAGCGGTGATTAAACGACCATTGCTGATTGCCGATGACGGCAACGCGCTGCTGGGGTTCAGTATCGACAGCTACCAGAAATTTATTGCGGAGAAAAAATAA
- the crcB gene encoding fluoride efflux transporter CrcB, translating to MFSTLLAVFIGGGVGSVARWQLGVKFNNLYPTLPLGTLLANLIGAFVIGGALAFFMRHPHLDQDWKMLITTGLCGGLTTFSTFSAEVVMFLQSGQLAAAGLHVLLNLAGSLLMTALAFALVTWVTTH from the coding sequence ATGTTTAGTACATTACTCGCGGTATTTATTGGCGGCGGAGTGGGTAGCGTCGCGCGCTGGCAGCTCGGCGTGAAGTTTAATAATCTGTATCCAACGCTGCCGTTGGGCACCCTGCTTGCCAACCTGATTGGTGCCTTTGTTATTGGCGGCGCACTCGCTTTCTTCATGCGCCATCCTCATCTCGATCAGGACTGGAAAATGTTGATTACCACCGGGCTATGCGGCGGCTTAACGACGTTTTCTACCTTTTCCGCAGAGGTTGTCATGTTTCTGCAAAGCGGACAGCTGGCAGCGGCGGGGTTACATGTGCTGTTGAATCTGGCAGGATCGCTACTGATGACCGCGCTGGCGTTTGCTCTGGTCACGTGGGTGACAACGCACTGA
- the ybeD gene encoding DUF493 family protein YbeD, producing the protein MKTKLNELLEFPCVFTYKVMGEAKPELVDLVVEVVQRHAPGDYTPQIKPSSKGNYHSVSITITATHIEQVETLYEELGNIDIVRMVL; encoded by the coding sequence ATGAAAACCAAATTAAACGAACTGCTTGAATTCCCCTGTGTTTTTACCTACAAGGTCATGGGTGAGGCAAAACCAGAGTTAGTCGATCTGGTCGTTGAAGTGGTACAGCGTCATGCGCCAGGCGACTACACGCCGCAGATCAAACCTAGCAGCAAAGGGAATTATCACTCCGTTTCCATCACCATCACAGCGACACACATTGAGCAGGTGGAAACGTTGTACGAAGAACTGGGCAACATCGATATCGTACGCATGGTTCTGTAA
- the rlpA gene encoding endolytic peptidoglycan transglycosylase RlpA: MRKDWLWIGVATLALTACTTTEKRQPAPPVTQVYSGPVEEIGGAEPRYEPYNQGTLQDYSIKGKTYKIVKEPQNFSETGLAAWYGEEASGNRTSIGETFDPNAITAAHPTLPLPSYVRVTNLSNGRRLVVRVNDRGPYTPGRIIDLSKAAGDRLNISNNTKVKVDFINVAPDGTLSGPGTVGTTVAKQSFALPERPSFGASGLGTPMMEATSPTPNNAVRSISNSNLSVPAESTQPQSSAPSHSGGFLGAPSALRAGVVESSVTPAATLPSSAAPLNVAPAASVAAPAATVPSATGRYVVQVGALSDQQRAQTWQRSLSERFRVAGKVTASGGLYRIQLGPFQNRQQAAELQQRLSVEAQQQSFITAAPSTL, encoded by the coding sequence ATGCGTAAGGATTGGCTTTGGATCGGCGTAGCAACTCTGGCGCTTACTGCCTGTACCACAACGGAAAAACGGCAACCAGCACCACCTGTGACTCAGGTTTATAGCGGCCCTGTCGAAGAGATCGGCGGCGCGGAACCGCGTTACGAACCTTACAATCAGGGGACGTTGCAAGACTACAGCATAAAAGGCAAGACCTATAAAATTGTCAAAGAGCCGCAAAACTTTAGCGAGACCGGCTTAGCGGCGTGGTACGGCGAAGAAGCCAGCGGTAACCGTACGTCAATCGGCGAAACGTTTGATCCTAACGCGATCACCGCCGCACACCCGACGCTGCCGCTGCCTAGCTATGTCCGCGTCACTAACCTGAGCAACGGCCGCCGTCTGGTTGTGCGTGTGAACGATCGCGGGCCGTATACGCCGGGCAGAATTATCGATCTGTCGAAAGCCGCAGGCGATCGGCTGAACATCTCGAACAATACCAAAGTAAAAGTGGATTTCATCAACGTCGCGCCAGACGGCACGCTCTCCGGCCCCGGAACCGTGGGCACCACCGTCGCTAAGCAAAGCTTCGCCCTGCCGGAACGCCCAAGCTTCGGTGCCAGCGGGCTAGGTACGCCAATGATGGAAGCGACATCGCCAACGCCGAACAACGCCGTTCGCTCAATCAGCAATAGCAACCTGAGTGTGCCAGCAGAAAGCACACAGCCACAAAGCAGCGCACCATCGCACAGCGGTGGTTTTTTGGGAGCGCCTTCCGCGCTGCGTGCTGGCGTGGTTGAGTCCAGCGTGACGCCAGCGGCAACACTGCCCTCATCCGCAGCGCCTCTAAACGTCGCGCCAGCGGCTAGCGTTGCCGCGCCCGCCGCAACGGTACCGTCTGCGACGGGTCGCTACGTGGTTCAGGTCGGTGCGTTGAGCGATCAGCAGCGTGCGCAAACCTGGCAGCGCAGCCTGAGCGAACGCTTCCGCGTAGCCGGTAAAGTCACGGCAAGCGGCGGGCTGTATCGTATCCAACTGGGGCCATTCCAGAATCGTCAGCAAGCCGCTGAACTTCAACAACGTTTGTCAGTCGAAGCTCAGCAGCAGTCGTTTATTACCGCCGCACCCAGCACGCTCTAG
- a CDS encoding aspartate/glutamate racemase family protein — protein sequence MVSKTLGLIGGMSWESTIPYYRMINEYIKGQLGGLHSAKIILHSVDFHEIERLQAQGDWEQSAAVLGNIAVGLRQAGADAIVICTNTMHKVADDVERACQLPLLHIADATGASLKQHGLKKVGLLGTRYTMEQDFYRQRIQDRFGIDIIVPDSAAREQVNRIIFDELCLGNINDTSRQTYRGIIQQLEQQGAEGIILGCTEIPLLISAQDAIVPLFDTSKLHAIAAAKFALNQSST from the coding sequence ATGGTAAGCAAAACGCTGGGTCTGATCGGGGGAATGAGTTGGGAATCCACCATCCCGTATTACCGCATGATCAACGAGTATATAAAAGGCCAACTTGGTGGCCTGCACTCCGCCAAAATCATCCTGCACAGCGTCGATTTCCATGAGATCGAACGATTGCAGGCACAGGGTGATTGGGAGCAGTCAGCCGCCGTGCTCGGCAATATCGCGGTGGGATTACGCCAGGCGGGAGCGGATGCTATCGTCATCTGCACCAACACCATGCATAAAGTGGCCGATGACGTTGAACGTGCCTGCCAGCTTCCTCTTTTGCATATTGCCGATGCCACCGGTGCCAGCCTGAAACAGCACGGATTGAAGAAAGTTGGTTTACTGGGAACCCGCTACACCATGGAGCAGGATTTCTATCGTCAGCGCATTCAAGATCGATTTGGCATAGACATTATCGTTCCTGACTCAGCGGCAAGAGAGCAAGTTAATCGCATTATTTTCGACGAACTGTGTCTGGGGAACATTAACGACACCTCGCGGCAAACCTATCGGGGCATTATCCAGCAACTTGAACAGCAAGGCGCGGAAGGCATCATTCTAGGTTGTACGGAAATCCCGCTGTTAATCAGTGCTCAGGATGCGATAGTTCCTCTTTTTGACACCAGTAAGCTTCACGCAATTGCCGCTGCGAAATTTGCGCTTAACCAATCATCCACATGA
- a CDS encoding M15 family metallopeptidase, whose translation MMTSAMLTGKSDQHLVALDGRHRLQPEAVTAFLALQLAAKTAGFNLQPASTFRDFERQRQIWNGKFRGERPVMDANSQPLDVSSLDEGDRCEAILRWSAMPGSSRHHWGSDLDIYDPDLLPAGSSLQLEPWEYEEGGYFAALNAWMSAHMHEYGFYRPYAHDLGGVAVEPWHISYYPLAQYAEEQLTPDLILAAWQDEDIAGYHWLCQHLPQLFTRYIHNVDEA comes from the coding sequence ATGATGACGTCAGCTATGTTAACCGGTAAAAGCGACCAGCATCTGGTTGCTTTAGACGGTCGCCATCGCCTTCAGCCAGAAGCGGTAACCGCGTTTCTGGCGCTACAGCTGGCAGCAAAGACGGCGGGATTTAACCTGCAACCAGCCAGTACGTTCCGTGATTTCGAGCGCCAGCGTCAGATCTGGAATGGCAAGTTCCGCGGCGAGCGTCCCGTCATGGATGCCAACAGCCAGCCGCTGGATGTGTCGTCTTTGGACGAAGGCGATCGCTGTGAAGCGATTCTACGCTGGTCAGCAATGCCCGGCTCCAGCCGCCACCACTGGGGCAGCGATCTCGATATCTACGATCCCGATTTATTACCCGCAGGCAGCTCGCTCCAACTAGAACCGTGGGAATATGAAGAAGGCGGTTATTTTGCCGCATTGAACGCGTGGATGAGCGCGCACATGCATGAATACGGTTTTTATCGGCCTTATGCGCACGATCTCGGCGGTGTCGCAGTCGAACCCTGGCATATCAGCTATTATCCATTAGCACAGTATGCGGAAGAACAGCTTACACCCGATCTCATCCTTGCCGCCTGGCAAGATGAAGATATTGCAGGCTACCACTGGCTTTGCCAGCACTTGCCGCAGCTGTTTACCCGTTATATTCATAATGTTGATGAGGCGTAA
- the dapE gene encoding succinyl-diaminopimelate desuccinylase, whose translation MSCPVIELAQQLIKRPSLSPNDEGCQALMIERLTAMGFTVEAMDFGDTQNFWAWRGTGKTLAFAGHTDVVPSGDESHWQHPPFEPIIRDGMLYGRGAADMKGSLAAMVIAAERFVAANPNHQGRLAFLITSDEEASAVNGTVKVVEALMARNERLDYCLVGEPSSTHVVGDVVKNGRRGSITANLRVHGVQGHVAYPHLADNPVHRAAPALNELIATEWDRGNDFFPPTTMQIANIQAGTGSNNVIPGELFVQFNFRFSTELTDVLIQQRVAELLDRHQLNYTIDWKLSGQPFLTARGELVDAVVNAVKHYNEVTPELLTNGGTSDGRFIARMGAQVVELGPVNATIHKVDECVSAADLQLLSRMYQRIMEQLIA comes from the coding sequence GTGTCTTGCCCAGTCATAGAGCTCGCTCAACAGTTAATTAAACGCCCTTCCCTCAGCCCGAACGACGAGGGCTGCCAGGCGCTCATGATTGAACGCCTGACGGCGATGGGCTTTACCGTCGAAGCAATGGATTTTGGCGATACCCAAAATTTCTGGGCATGGCGCGGCACAGGAAAAACGCTGGCCTTCGCAGGACACACCGATGTGGTTCCCAGCGGCGATGAAAGCCACTGGCAGCACCCACCGTTTGAGCCGATCATCCGTGACGGTATGCTGTACGGCCGCGGTGCCGCGGATATGAAAGGTTCGCTGGCCGCAATGGTGATTGCCGCCGAGCGCTTTGTCGCCGCTAACCCAAATCATCAAGGGCGTCTTGCGTTCCTGATTACGTCGGACGAAGAAGCCAGCGCCGTTAACGGCACGGTAAAAGTGGTTGAGGCGCTGATGGCACGCAACGAACGCCTGGACTACTGTCTGGTCGGTGAGCCGTCGAGTACGCATGTTGTGGGCGATGTGGTAAAAAATGGCCGTCGTGGCTCCATCACAGCGAACCTGCGCGTACACGGCGTACAGGGGCACGTTGCCTACCCTCATCTGGCGGACAACCCTGTTCATCGTGCAGCACCAGCACTGAACGAGCTGATCGCCACCGAATGGGATCGGGGCAACGATTTCTTCCCACCAACCACCATGCAGATTGCCAATATTCAGGCAGGCACCGGCAGCAATAACGTCATCCCCGGCGAACTGTTTGTGCAGTTTAATTTCCGTTTCAGCACCGAATTAACGGATGTGTTAATCCAGCAGCGCGTCGCGGAACTGCTGGATCGCCACCAGCTCAATTACACCATTGACTGGAAGCTTTCCGGCCAACCATTCCTGACCGCACGCGGCGAACTGGTCGATGCCGTGGTAAATGCCGTCAAACACTACAATGAGGTTACCCCAGAGCTACTGACGAATGGTGGCACTTCCGATGGCCGCTTCATCGCACGTATGGGCGCGCAGGTGGTTGAACTGGGCCCCGTTAATGCCACGATCCATAAAGTGGACGAATGCGTCAGCGCCGCAGATCTGCAACTGCTAAGCCGCATGTACCAGCGCATTATGGAGCAGCTCATCGCATGA
- the lipA gene encoding lipoyl synthase, protein MSKPIQIERGVKYRDADKMALIPVRTVVTERQEILRKPEWMKIKLPADSSRIQGIKAAMRKNGLHSVCEEASCPNLAECFNHGTATFMILGAICTRRCPFCDVAHGRPLTPDANEPEKLAQTIHDMGLRYVVITSVDRDDLRDGGAQHFADCISAIRRKNPNIRIETLVPDFRGRMDRALEILTATPPDVFNHNLENVPRVYRQVRPGANYEWSLKLLENFKNAHPDIPTKSGLMVGLGETNAEIVEVMRDLRRHGVTMLTLGQYLQPSRHHLPVQRYVSPDEFDEMKAEAMAMGFTHAACGPFVRSSYHADLQAKGIEVK, encoded by the coding sequence ATGAGTAAACCGATTCAGATCGAACGCGGCGTCAAATACCGCGATGCCGATAAGATGGCGCTAATCCCGGTACGTACCGTCGTTACCGAACGCCAAGAGATTCTGCGCAAACCTGAATGGATGAAGATTAAACTTCCGGCAGATTCGAGCCGTATTCAGGGCATCAAAGCAGCCATGCGCAAAAACGGGTTGCACTCAGTTTGTGAAGAAGCGTCTTGTCCTAATCTGGCAGAGTGTTTTAACCACGGCACCGCGACTTTCATGATTCTGGGTGCCATCTGTACGCGTCGCTGCCCATTCTGTGACGTTGCCCACGGCCGCCCGCTTACGCCGGATGCCAATGAGCCTGAGAAACTGGCACAGACCATCCATGACATGGGCTTACGCTATGTGGTGATCACTTCGGTTGACCGTGATGACCTGCGCGATGGCGGAGCACAGCACTTTGCAGACTGCATTAGCGCCATTCGCCGTAAAAACCCGAATATCCGCATCGAAACGCTGGTACCAGACTTCCGTGGTCGTATGGATCGCGCGTTAGAGATCCTGACCGCCACGCCGCCAGATGTGTTCAACCACAATCTGGAAAACGTACCACGCGTTTATCGTCAGGTTCGCCCTGGCGCGAATTATGAGTGGTCACTGAAGCTGCTGGAGAACTTCAAAAACGCGCACCCGGATATCCCGACCAAATCTGGCCTGATGGTTGGATTGGGAGAAACCAATGCGGAAATCGTGGAAGTCATGCGCGACCTGCGCCGCCACGGGGTGACAATGCTGACGCTGGGACAATATTTACAGCCGAGCCGCCATCACCTGCCGGTACAGCGTTACGTCAGTCCGGATGAGTTCGATGAAATGAAAGCCGAAGCGATGGCGATGGGCTTTACTCATGCAGCCTGCGGTCCATTTGTTCGCTCGTCCTACCATGCCGACCTACAGGCAAAAGGCATCGAAGTAAAATAA
- the lipB gene encoding lipoyl(octanoyl) transferase LipB — MTHLLQDKIIVRQFNVQPYEPVSLAMHNFTDRRDENTPDELWLVQHPRVFTQGQAGKAEHVLMPGDIPVIQSDRGGQVTYHGPGQQVMYVLIDLKRRKLGVRQLVTAIEDTVIGTLAHFKIEAHARPDAPGVYVGERKICSLGLRIRKGCSFHGLALNIAMDLSPFLRINPCGYAGMEMTQISDLVAGVTLDDTAPVLVNTFLQLVGYSAPEFIPWNMEAQSEPLPG; from the coding sequence ATGACACACTTGCTACAGGATAAGATCATCGTACGTCAATTTAACGTACAACCGTATGAACCCGTCTCTCTGGCGATGCATAATTTCACCGATCGACGTGATGAGAATACCCCAGACGAACTCTGGCTGGTTCAACATCCTCGCGTATTCACGCAAGGTCAGGCGGGCAAAGCCGAACATGTCCTCATGCCCGGCGACATTCCCGTGATTCAGAGCGACAGAGGCGGTCAGGTGACCTACCACGGCCCCGGTCAGCAGGTTATGTACGTGTTGATTGACCTGAAGCGCCGCAAGCTCGGCGTGCGCCAGCTCGTCACCGCGATAGAAGATACCGTAATTGGCACACTGGCACACTTCAAGATCGAAGCCCATGCGCGCCCTGATGCGCCCGGCGTCTACGTGGGGGAGCGTAAAATCTGTTCGTTAGGACTGCGCATTCGCAAAGGCTGCTCGTTCCACGGGCTGGCGCTCAATATCGCCATGGATCTCTCCCCTTTCCTGCGCATCAACCCGTGTGGTTATGCCGGAATGGAGATGACGCAAATCAGCGATCTGGTGGCGGGCGTCACGTTGGATGACACCGCCCCCGTGCTGGTGAACACCTTTTTGCAATTAGTTGGCTATTCCGCACCCGAGTTTATTCCGTGGAATATGGAGGCTCAGAGTGAGCCGCTTCCTGGTTAA
- the dacA gene encoding D-alanyl-D-alanine carboxypeptidase DacA, protein MNTVNTSRFTKRTALGALLAISATSFAYAEDINLKTMIPGVPQIDAESYILIDYNSGKVLAEMNADTRRDPASLTKMMTSYVIGQAIKSGKITPNDIVTVGKDAWATGNPTFQGSSLMFLKPGDRVPVSQLNRGIILQSGNDACVAMADYVAGSQDAFVNLMNGYVKALGLQNTNFETVHGLDAPGQFSSARDMALIGQALIRDVPEEYATYKEKEFTFNNIRQPNRNGLLWDSSLNVDGIKTGHTSSAGFNLVASATEGQMRLISAVLGGRNAKGRESESKKLLTWGFRFFETVAPLKAGKEFASEPVWFGDSDRVALGVEKDAYLTIPRGRMKDLKASYVLDNTELHAPLAKNQVVGSINFQLDGKTIDQRPLVVMNEVKEGGIFGRMIDYIKLMFHHWFG, encoded by the coding sequence ATGAATACTGTAAACACGTCTCGTTTTACTAAGCGTACTGCGCTTGGCGCACTGCTCGCCATTAGTGCCACTTCCTTTGCCTATGCCGAAGATATCAATCTCAAAACGATGATCCCCGGCGTTCCGCAAATCGATGCTGAATCCTACATCCTGATTGATTACAACTCTGGGAAAGTGTTGGCGGAAATGAATGCCGACACGCGCCGCGATCCGGCCAGCTTAACGAAAATGATGACCAGCTACGTTATTGGTCAGGCCATTAAATCAGGAAAAATCACCCCAAACGACATCGTTACCGTCGGTAAAGATGCCTGGGCAACCGGCAACCCAACCTTCCAGGGCTCTTCCCTGATGTTCCTGAAGCCGGGCGACCGTGTTCCCGTCTCCCAATTAAACCGCGGTATTATCCTGCAATCCGGTAACGATGCCTGCGTCGCGATGGCTGACTACGTTGCCGGCAGCCAGGACGCTTTCGTCAATCTGATGAACGGTTACGTGAAGGCACTGGGTCTGCAAAATACCAACTTTGAAACCGTGCACGGTCTGGATGCTCCCGGCCAGTTCAGTTCAGCGCGCGATATGGCTTTGATCGGCCAGGCGCTGATCCGCGATGTGCCAGAAGAGTACGCGACCTACAAAGAGAAAGAGTTCACGTTCAACAACATTCGCCAGCCTAACCGTAACGGTTTGCTGTGGGATTCCAGCCTGAATGTTGACGGCATCAAAACGGGTCATACGTCATCAGCTGGCTTTAATCTGGTCGCCTCGGCAACAGAAGGTCAGATGCGCCTGATTTCAGCGGTACTCGGTGGTCGTAATGCCAAAGGACGCGAATCAGAAAGTAAAAAGCTGCTGACCTGGGGCTTCCGCTTCTTTGAAACCGTTGCGCCGCTGAAAGCAGGCAAAGAATTCGCATCCGAACCGGTCTGGTTTGGCGACAGTGACCGCGTGGCGCTGGGCGTTGAGAAAGATGCGTACCTGACCATTCCGCGTGGCCGTATGAAAGATCTGAAAGCCAGCTACGTTCTGGACAACACGGAACTGCACGCGCCGTTAGCGAAAAATCAGGTTGTGGGTTCCATCAACTTCCAACTGGATGGCAAAACGATCGACCAGCGCCCGCTGGTAGTCATGAACGAAGTGAAAGAAGGCGGGATCTTTGGCCGCATGATCGACTACATCAAATTGATGTTCCACCACTGGTTCGGCTAA
- the cspE gene encoding transcription antiterminator/RNA stability regulator CspE, with protein sequence MSKIKGSVKWFNESKGFGFITPEDGTKDVFVHFSAIQSNGFKTLAEGQRVEFEITDGAKGPSAANVNAI encoded by the coding sequence ATGTCTAAGATTAAAGGTAGTGTTAAGTGGTTTAATGAGTCCAAAGGCTTCGGTTTCATTACTCCTGAAGATGGTACCAAAGATGTGTTCGTACACTTCTCTGCCATCCAGAGCAATGGTTTCAAAACTCTGGCTGAAGGTCAGCGTGTAGAGTTCGAAATCACTGACGGTGCCAAAGGTCCTTCTGCTGCTAACGTTAACGCTATTTAA
- the tatA gene encoding Sec-independent protein translocase subunit TatA encodes MEGISIAKLLVIGALIILLFGTNKLRSLGGDLGAAIKGFKKAMNDDQPAKTDDTAALNDSSRKES; translated from the coding sequence ATGGAAGGTATTAGTATTGCCAAGCTGTTGGTGATTGGCGCATTAATCATTCTGCTGTTCGGTACGAATAAACTTCGTAGCTTAGGCGGTGATTTAGGCGCGGCGATTAAAGGTTTCAAGAAGGCGATGAATGACGATCAGCCGGCAAAGACGGATGATACCGCAGCGCTGAATGATTCGTCGCGCAAAGAATCCTGA
- the ypfM gene encoding protein YpfM codes for MVEVEVSTWKDFIEAMLRK; via the coding sequence ATGGTAGAAGTAGAAGTGAGTACTTGGAAAGATTTTATTGAAGCAATGTTACGTAAATAA
- a CDS encoding LysR family transcriptional regulator, whose protein sequence is MNLSIKQLRAFIALTETDNFTRAAQKINLSQPAFSSLIAGLEEEVGYRLFDRDTRKVQLNADGLHFIDIARRLVQIHDDAVGEIKSYATGYKGKIVLAVLPSMAVEWLPQVLAQYHRAYPKIKVELLDTQWDRCLKAVLDGRADLALTAGQPSPGTFSSRMLFADSFYLICQNSHPLAQRDSVDVADVAQYPFVGFCKGTSIRQYTDQLIEPEGFNYVLEVRQLTTMMGLVAANYGVSIVTGLTLFQFQHKDIAIIPFRDLSLQRGIYLVTDRERQLSVCAKEFYDFLLERAESFVPAA, encoded by the coding sequence ATGAACTTATCGATAAAACAATTACGAGCCTTTATCGCGTTGACGGAAACTGATAATTTCACGCGCGCTGCTCAGAAAATAAATCTCTCTCAGCCAGCATTTAGTTCATTAATCGCCGGATTGGAGGAAGAGGTCGGCTATCGGCTATTTGATCGCGATACACGTAAAGTGCAACTCAACGCCGATGGCCTTCATTTCATTGATATTGCCCGTCGTCTGGTGCAAATCCATGATGATGCCGTCGGTGAGATCAAGTCGTATGCCACGGGGTACAAGGGAAAGATTGTGCTGGCGGTATTGCCGTCAATGGCGGTGGAATGGTTGCCTCAGGTGCTGGCGCAATATCACCGTGCTTATCCCAAGATTAAGGTTGAACTGCTGGATACACAGTGGGATCGCTGCCTGAAAGCGGTGCTGGATGGGCGCGCCGATCTGGCGCTGACAGCAGGGCAGCCGTCGCCGGGAACATTCAGCTCTCGCATGCTGTTTGCCGACAGTTTTTACCTGATCTGCCAGAACTCGCACCCGCTGGCGCAGCGCGACAGTGTTGATGTGGCCGATGTGGCGCAATACCCGTTTGTCGGGTTTTGCAAAGGCACCAGCATTCGGCAGTACACCGATCAGCTTATCGAGCCGGAAGGTTTTAACTACGTGCTGGAAGTGCGTCAGTTGACCACCATGATGGGGCTGGTGGCGGCAAATTATGGTGTGAGTATTGTGACGGGGCTGACGCTGTTCCAGTTTCAGCACAAAGACATTGCGATTATTCCGTTTCGGGATTTATCGCTGCAGCGCGGTATCTATCTGGTGACGGATAGGGAGCGTCAGCTTTCAGTATGTGCGAAAGAGTTTTATGATTTTCTTCTGGAGCGGGCGGAAAGTTTTGTTCCCGCCGCGTGA